In a single window of the Gemmatimonadota bacterium genome:
- a CDS encoding MFS transporter, with translation MTAVAATSPNDRDQPRVIWSWALYDWANSAFTTLVVTFIYATYFTKAMAPDEVTGTAWWSRAVAISALLTAVMSPLLGAAADRSGARKRFLAVSTIISIIATTLLAFVAPGTAHAGLIALILFVMAEMAFEAGNVFYNAFLPTIASQERIGRVSGYGWGLGYVGGLVCLGIALVGFVQPEVPWFGISKVAGWNIRATNLLVAVWFGLFSLPIFLVVPERHIAGATISFRAALAEMAQTARDIRHYREIVRFLVARLIFNDGLVTVFAFGGIYAAGTFGMSFSEVILFGVALNVASGLGAFLFGFVDDRIGGKRTILWSLVALTIATALAVWAPTRAWFWVAGILIGIFVGPNQSASRSLMGRFIPAKHQAEFFGFFAFSGKATAFMGPLLLGVVTTAFGSQRAGVATVIGFFVIGGVLLLSVDEPRGIATAQAADRGINPA, from the coding sequence ATGACGGCAGTTGCAGCGACATCGCCCAACGATCGGGATCAGCCCCGGGTGATCTGGTCTTGGGCCCTGTACGACTGGGCCAATTCGGCCTTCACCACGCTGGTGGTGACCTTCATCTACGCCACCTATTTCACCAAGGCGATGGCGCCCGACGAAGTCACGGGCACGGCGTGGTGGTCGCGCGCGGTGGCCATCAGTGCGCTGCTCACAGCAGTGATGTCGCCGCTCCTGGGCGCAGCCGCCGATCGCAGCGGCGCGCGCAAGCGCTTCCTGGCGGTGAGCACCATCATCAGCATCATCGCCACCACGCTGCTGGCCTTCGTGGCACCGGGGACGGCACACGCCGGGCTGATTGCGCTGATCCTCTTCGTGATGGCCGAGATGGCGTTCGAGGCAGGCAACGTGTTCTACAACGCATTCCTGCCGACGATTGCGTCGCAGGAGCGGATCGGTCGCGTGTCGGGCTACGGCTGGGGACTCGGCTATGTCGGTGGGCTCGTTTGTCTCGGCATCGCGCTCGTCGGCTTTGTGCAGCCGGAGGTGCCGTGGTTCGGGATCTCCAAGGTGGCAGGCTGGAATATTCGGGCGACCAACCTGCTGGTGGCAGTGTGGTTCGGGCTCTTCTCGCTGCCGATTTTTCTGGTCGTGCCCGAGCGCCACATTGCTGGGGCCACCATTTCCTTCCGCGCGGCGCTCGCGGAAATGGCGCAGACGGCGCGAGATATCCGGCACTATCGCGAGATCGTTCGCTTCCTGGTCGCGCGACTCATCTTCAACGATGGCCTGGTCACGGTGTTCGCGTTCGGCGGGATCTACGCGGCCGGCACTTTCGGGATGTCATTCTCCGAGGTGATTCTCTTCGGCGTGGCGCTGAATGTCGCCTCGGGGCTCGGGGCGTTTCTCTTCGGGTTCGTCGACGACCGGATCGGCGGCAAGCGCACCATTCTCTGGTCGCTGGTCGCGCTCACGATTGCCACCGCCCTCGCGGTCTGGGCGCCGACCCGCGCGTGGTTCTGGGTCGCGGGGATTCTCATCGGGATCTTCGTCGGACCGAACCAGTCGGCATCACGGTCGTTGATGGGGCGCTTCATACCGGCGAAGCACCAGGCCGAGTTCTTCGGCTTCTTCGCCTTCTCGGGGAAAGCGACGGCGTTCATGGGGCCGCTGCTGCTCGGCGTGGTCACCACGGCCTTCGGATCACAGCGCGCTGGAGTGGCCACGGTCATCGGATTCTTCGTGATCGGGGGCGTGCTGCTGCTATCGGTCGACGAACCGCGCGGGATCGCGACGGCCCAGGCTGCAGACAGAGGAATCAACCCGGCGTGA
- a CDS encoding DNA-3-methyladenine glycosylase I, producing the protein MSYCLAAPGHPIHGPYHDTEYGFPLRDDHGLFERLVLEINQAGLSWLTILKKRDAFRAAYDGFDPHIVARYGDVERTRLLADAGIIRNRLKVDAAIHNAGVIVGIIGSHGSFAAWLDAQGELSKEQWVKLMKREFKFMGGEIVGEFLMSIGRLPGAHTADCPIGKELARRALPSIIPHPSSIIDDRSTIDDRR; encoded by the coding sequence GTGAGCTATTGCCTCGCTGCCCCCGGCCACCCCATCCACGGCCCGTATCACGACACGGAATACGGCTTTCCGCTGCGCGACGACCACGGACTCTTCGAACGGCTGGTGCTCGAAATCAACCAGGCCGGGCTCTCGTGGCTCACCATCCTCAAGAAGCGTGACGCCTTTCGTGCCGCCTACGATGGCTTCGATCCGCACATCGTGGCGCGGTATGGCGATGTCGAGCGTACCCGGCTCCTCGCCGATGCGGGCATCATCCGCAACCGGCTCAAGGTCGATGCCGCCATTCACAATGCCGGCGTCATCGTCGGCATCATCGGGTCACATGGTTCTTTCGCGGCCTGGCTCGACGCGCAGGGCGAGCTGAGCAAGGAGCAGTGGGTCAAGCTGATGAAGCGCGAATTCAAGTTCATGGGCGGCGAGATTGTCGGCGAATTCCTGATGAGCATCGGAAGGTTGCCGGGTGCGCACACCGCCGACTGCCCGATCGGAAAGGAATTGGCACGACGAGCATTACCATCGATCATCCCTCATCCATCATCCATCATCGATGATCGATCGACGATCGACGATCGACGATGA
- the asnB gene encoding asparagine synthase (glutamine-hydrolyzing), with translation MCGICGIVQPRGTTVAPEVLREMRDAMAHRGPDGADLYIDGHIGLGHRRLRIIDLSDLAAQPMTSGDGNVVVVHNGEIYNFEALRRELEQHGHRFRSRSDTEVILAAWQQWGPACVDRFNGMFAFALYDRAHGTLFLARDRLGIKPLYYHSAGGVFHFASEIKAFFALPGITPRINDARLPEQLLYRSLADEQTLFHGINALLPGHSLTVSADGEICTQQYWDIAFASLLDAPESELEEDVLALLLESVELQEVGDVPIGVQLSGGIDSALVTAAMARPGQPQVQSFTAGFAEPGFSEFAEARAVSSRYHTGHHEVVQQQRDFVDALDTLTWHHDEPLAHSNSAGIYSLCRAAKPFATVLLTGEGADETFAGYHRYAWLQKHAAARRWLIPFAPLLPARTSGRLASLQLALTRSPHEFIALSTARGFGDFATHLDPAAVQQTITRRATLLARASGTSPLNQALYYDLKSYLPPILMRQDKMSMAHGVETRVPFLDHRLVELAFRIPDRNRLRGSTGKWLLKRIAERYLSKPLAWRAKNGFSFPLAPWLRDASGLGGRLDLIVAETSLSRRLLPRPVLETLIAEHRSGRADHAEALWTLLALESWKTAFFGGK, from the coding sequence GTGTGCGGCATCTGCGGCATCGTGCAGCCGCGCGGCACCACCGTGGCACCGGAGGTGCTGCGCGAGATGCGCGACGCGATGGCGCATCGCGGCCCCGATGGCGCCGATCTCTACATCGATGGACACATTGGCCTGGGCCATCGTCGCCTCAGGATCATCGACCTGAGTGATCTCGCGGCCCAGCCGATGACGAGCGGCGACGGCAATGTCGTCGTGGTGCACAACGGCGAGATCTACAATTTCGAGGCGCTGCGTCGCGAACTCGAGCAGCATGGCCACCGGTTCCGTTCCCGCTCCGACACCGAAGTCATCCTCGCGGCGTGGCAGCAGTGGGGACCGGCGTGCGTCGATCGCTTCAACGGCATGTTCGCCTTCGCGCTCTATGATCGCGCCCACGGCACACTCTTTCTCGCTCGCGATCGTCTCGGCATCAAGCCGCTCTACTATCACAGCGCCGGTGGCGTCTTTCACTTCGCGTCCGAGATCAAGGCGTTCTTCGCGCTGCCGGGAATCACGCCACGCATCAACGATGCGCGCCTCCCCGAACAGCTCCTCTATCGCTCGCTGGCCGACGAACAGACGCTCTTCCACGGCATCAATGCGCTGCTGCCGGGGCACTCGCTCACGGTCAGCGCCGACGGCGAGATCTGCACACAGCAATACTGGGACATCGCCTTCGCGTCACTGCTCGATGCACCGGAATCCGAACTCGAAGAAGATGTGCTCGCCCTCCTGCTGGAGAGCGTGGAGCTCCAGGAAGTCGGCGATGTACCGATCGGGGTGCAGCTCAGTGGCGGCATCGACTCCGCGCTGGTCACCGCGGCGATGGCACGTCCCGGACAGCCGCAGGTGCAGAGCTTCACCGCGGGATTTGCCGAGCCGGGATTCAGTGAATTTGCCGAAGCGCGCGCGGTGTCATCGCGCTATCACACCGGGCACCACGAAGTCGTTCAGCAGCAGCGCGATTTCGTCGACGCCCTCGACACCCTCACCTGGCATCACGACGAACCGCTGGCGCACTCCAACTCGGCGGGGATCTACTCGCTCTGTCGCGCCGCGAAACCCTTCGCCACGGTGCTGCTCACCGGTGAAGGGGCCGACGAGACCTTCGCGGGATACCATCGATATGCGTGGCTCCAGAAACATGCCGCCGCGCGTCGCTGGCTCATTCCCTTCGCACCACTCCTCCCCGCTCGCACCTCGGGGCGACTCGCCTCGTTGCAGCTCGCGCTGACCCGATCACCGCACGAGTTCATCGCCCTGAGTACGGCGCGCGGCTTCGGCGACTTCGCCACGCACCTCGACCCGGCGGCAGTACAGCAGACCATCACGCGACGCGCCACGTTGCTGGCCCGGGCGAGCGGCACCTCACCGCTCAATCAGGCGCTCTACTACGATCTCAAGAGTTACCTGCCGCCGATCCTGATGCGCCAGGACAAGATGAGCATGGCCCACGGGGTCGAGACCCGGGTGCCGTTCCTCGATCATCGTCTCGTGGAGCTGGCGTTTCGCATTCCGGACCGCAACCGACTTCGCGGCAGCACCGGCAAGTGGCTGCTCAAGCGGATTGCCGAGCGCTATCTCTCGAAGCCACTCGCCTGGCGGGCCAAGAACGGTTTCTCCTTTCCACTCGCGCCGTGGCTCCGCGATGCCAGCGGTCTCGGCGGCCGGCTCGATCTGATCGTGGCCGAAACGAGCCTGAGCCGGCGATTGCTCCCCCGCCCGGTCCTCGAAACGCTGATCGCCGAACACCGAAGTGGCCGGGCCGATCACGCCGAAGCCCTCTGGACGCTGCTGGCACTGGAGAGCTGGAAAACGGCTTTTTTTGGAGGGAAATGA
- a CDS encoding NAD(P)H-quinone oxidoreductase, whose protein sequence is MRAVILPSLEIVDRPAPVAEAGQVVVAVHAAALNRADLLQRVGKYPAPPGWPDDIPCMEYAGSVVACGSGVTRWTVRDKVMGLVGGGAAAEQLVVHESEVLRVPDGMSFHDAAAIPEAFLTAWDALVLRGKAQRGDRVLVHTIGSGVGTAAAQLARLLDLELIGTSRTAEKLARCLPLGMTRGVLTTHPDWPAEVGAPVNVIVDTLGAEALDANIGLLAKRGRLVVLGTLTGGRAAGIDLGVVLRHRLEIIGTAMRVRTLPERAELIARFSVEVLPYFATGVLRPIVESVVPMRDAARGYDLLTSNATFGKVVLAWDR, encoded by the coding sequence ATGCGCGCCGTCATCCTCCCCTCCCTCGAAATCGTCGATCGCCCTGCGCCCGTCGCAGAGGCGGGGCAGGTCGTCGTGGCGGTACACGCCGCGGCGCTCAATCGGGCCGACCTGCTCCAGCGCGTGGGGAAGTATCCGGCGCCCCCGGGATGGCCCGACGACATTCCCTGCATGGAGTACGCGGGGAGCGTCGTGGCCTGCGGCAGCGGCGTGACGCGATGGACTGTTAGGGACAAGGTGATGGGGCTCGTGGGCGGTGGAGCTGCCGCCGAGCAACTGGTGGTGCACGAGAGCGAAGTGTTGCGCGTGCCGGATGGCATGTCATTCCACGATGCCGCAGCGATTCCCGAAGCGTTTCTTACCGCGTGGGATGCCCTGGTGCTGCGCGGCAAGGCGCAGCGCGGCGACCGCGTGCTGGTCCATACCATTGGCAGCGGGGTGGGCACGGCCGCCGCACAACTCGCCCGGTTGCTTGACCTCGAATTGATCGGCACCTCGCGCACCGCAGAGAAACTCGCGCGCTGCCTCCCGCTCGGGATGACCCGCGGTGTGCTCACCACGCACCCCGACTGGCCAGCCGAGGTTGGCGCACCGGTGAACGTGATTGTCGACACGCTCGGCGCCGAGGCGCTCGACGCCAACATCGGGTTGCTCGCGAAGCGGGGTCGGTTGGTGGTGCTGGGCACCCTCACTGGCGGACGCGCGGCGGGAATCGACTTGGGTGTGGTGCTGCGCCACCGACTGGAAATCATCGGCACCGCGATGCGGGTGCGGACGCTGCCGGAGCGCGCCGAATTGATCGCGCGATTCAGCGTGGAGGTGCTGCCGTACTTCGCGACCGGTGTGCTGCGGCCGATCGTGGAAAGCGTGGTGCCGATGCGGGATGCCGCTCGCGGATACGACCTGCTCACCAGCAACGCGACCTTCGGCAAGGTCGTGCTGGCATGGGACAGATAG
- the dnaE gene encoding DNA polymerase III subunit alpha, whose amino-acid sequence MFTHLHVHSWFSFGLGTSSPDALAQAAARRGYRALALTDTNGVYGAVEFQRACDTAGIRPILGCHLVTRDHEAVVLAEDARGWASLCRAATAIHWNPDLALSAQLAVDRAGLVVLTRNIDLLERLVKLSGPAGLYAELRPEPGRHQVLAAAQRLGVPAVVTGGVVCADAEDWNRHRLLLAIHGNTTLAQVENAWPRDAWLRPPANLERHFPDIPDAFTAADVLAERCQYRIPIGRTIAPRASDTDDALAKLRAQAYDGAVRRYGTIAPVTRDRLEHELGIIGMKGFADYFLVVQDIVRHGPTHCGRGSVANSVVSYCLGITHVEPLGAGLLFERFLNPSRKDPPDIDLDFPWDERDQILAWTFRKYPLPRAAMVANHNCLRLAGALREVAKVHGRPAAEIREITRRIPMYTEGSASEIIGSHANFRDLRLPKVWQELAAVAETLVGTPRHLSLHPGGVVIVPHALTDVVPIERAAKQLDGHPDLTVPVIQFEKDGAEDAGLVKIDLLGNRSLAVIRDAIAMVHSNTGVQLDYTSQQAGDDPATRRAFRTGETLGVFYTESPASRILNLKSRADTFDLLVLNTSIIRPASNRFIRIYLERLHGKPYEPLHPSLGETLAETFGVMVYQEDVVNVSHAFAGLSWATADGLRKALSKKRPGKLLAAYFDEFVVGAKARGRDDASIATVWQMILSFAGYSFCKGHSCSYIQVAQQSAYLRANHPAEFIAAVLANGGGFYHPFAYVAEARRMNVVILPPDVNESEWNCTGCNGAMRVGFQFVKGLSSAGATQLLAERQGNGPFRDLADLRRRTALSADDIRLLIKVGACDTLDGGLNRPQLLWALDTEARVGQHTPVARSSGGLLTEHRPLPALRDYDDVRKRRDAWALLGFCLDAHPMTLHAEALTRFRLVRSTDLAQHVGKQVLMAGMFTTGKPVRTIKEEPMQFATFDDGHGLVECVLFPDVYRERAHVLFDQGPFLFRGVVEEEFGAYTVTIRQIERLERMLARMGAR is encoded by the coding sequence GTGTTCACCCACCTCCACGTCCACTCCTGGTTCTCCTTCGGACTGGGGACTTCGTCGCCCGACGCACTGGCGCAGGCGGCGGCCCGGCGCGGCTATCGCGCCCTTGCGCTCACCGACACCAATGGCGTCTACGGCGCAGTGGAGTTCCAGCGCGCCTGTGACACCGCGGGCATTCGCCCGATCCTCGGCTGTCATCTCGTCACTCGCGATCACGAAGCCGTTGTTCTTGCCGAAGACGCGCGCGGCTGGGCCTCGCTCTGCCGCGCCGCCACCGCCATTCACTGGAATCCCGATCTCGCGCTGAGCGCCCAGCTCGCCGTCGATCGCGCCGGCCTCGTCGTCCTCACCCGCAACATCGACCTGCTCGAGCGGCTGGTGAAGCTCTCCGGTCCGGCCGGCCTCTACGCCGAGCTGCGCCCCGAACCCGGGCGCCATCAGGTACTCGCCGCCGCGCAGCGCCTCGGCGTTCCGGCGGTCGTGACGGGCGGCGTGGTCTGTGCCGATGCCGAGGACTGGAATCGGCATCGCCTGCTGCTCGCAATTCACGGCAACACCACACTCGCGCAGGTCGAGAACGCCTGGCCGCGCGACGCCTGGCTCCGCCCTCCGGCCAATCTCGAGCGGCACTTCCCCGACATTCCCGACGCCTTCACCGCCGCCGACGTTCTCGCCGAGCGCTGCCAGTATCGCATCCCCATTGGTCGCACCATCGCGCCGCGCGCCTCCGACACCGACGACGCCCTCGCGAAGCTGCGCGCCCAGGCCTACGACGGCGCCGTCCGTCGCTATGGCACCATCGCGCCGGTCACCCGCGATCGACTCGAGCACGAGCTCGGCATCATCGGGATGAAGGGATTTGCCGACTACTTCCTGGTGGTCCAGGACATCGTGCGGCACGGCCCCACGCACTGTGGTCGCGGATCGGTCGCGAATTCGGTGGTCTCATACTGTCTCGGGATCACGCACGTGGAGCCGCTCGGCGCCGGGTTGTTGTTCGAGCGCTTCCTCAATCCGTCACGGAAAGATCCGCCCGACATCGACCTCGATTTCCCCTGGGACGAACGCGACCAGATTCTCGCGTGGACCTTTCGCAAGTATCCGCTCCCGCGTGCCGCGATGGTGGCCAATCACAACTGCCTGCGCCTCGCGGGTGCGCTGCGCGAAGTGGCCAAGGTGCACGGCCGACCGGCCGCCGAAATTCGCGAGATCACCCGGCGTATACCGATGTACACCGAAGGGAGTGCCAGCGAGATCATCGGCAGCCACGCGAACTTCCGCGACCTGCGGTTGCCCAAGGTGTGGCAGGAGCTCGCGGCCGTGGCGGAGACCCTGGTCGGCACGCCGCGCCACCTCTCGCTGCATCCGGGAGGCGTGGTCATCGTACCGCACGCCCTCACCGACGTGGTGCCGATCGAGCGCGCGGCCAAGCAGCTCGATGGTCATCCCGATCTCACCGTGCCGGTCATCCAGTTCGAAAAGGATGGTGCCGAAGATGCCGGGCTGGTGAAGATCGACCTCCTCGGCAATCGCTCGCTCGCGGTGATTCGTGATGCCATCGCGATGGTGCACAGCAACACCGGCGTGCAACTCGACTACACCTCGCAGCAGGCCGGCGACGATCCGGCCACCCGCCGCGCCTTCCGCACCGGCGAAACCCTGGGCGTCTTCTACACCGAATCACCGGCGAGCAGAATCCTCAACCTCAAGTCGCGCGCCGACACCTTCGACCTGCTGGTGCTCAACACCAGCATCATCCGGCCGGCCTCCAACCGCTTCATCCGCATCTATCTCGAACGGCTGCACGGCAAGCCATACGAACCGCTGCACCCATCCCTGGGCGAGACGCTGGCCGAAACGTTCGGCGTCATGGTCTACCAGGAAGACGTGGTGAATGTGTCGCACGCCTTTGCCGGCCTCTCGTGGGCCACCGCCGATGGCCTGCGCAAGGCGCTCTCCAAGAAGCGCCCCGGCAAGCTGCTGGCCGCCTACTTCGACGAGTTCGTGGTGGGTGCGAAGGCGCGTGGCCGTGATGACGCCAGCATCGCCACGGTGTGGCAGATGATCCTCTCCTTTGCCGGCTATTCGTTCTGCAAGGGGCACTCGTGCAGCTACATCCAGGTGGCGCAGCAGAGCGCCTACCTGCGTGCCAATCACCCGGCCGAATTCATTGCGGCAGTGCTCGCGAACGGTGGCGGTTTCTATCATCCCTTTGCCTACGTGGCCGAAGCACGGCGAATGAACGTCGTCATCCTGCCGCCCGACGTGAACGAGAGCGAGTGGAACTGCACCGGGTGCAATGGGGCGATGCGCGTTGGGTTCCAGTTCGTCAAGGGACTCAGCAGTGCCGGCGCCACGCAGTTGCTCGCCGAACGCCAGGGCAATGGCCCGTTCCGCGATCTGGCGGATTTGCGCCGGCGCACCGCGCTCAGCGCCGATGACATCCGCCTGCTCATCAAGGTCGGTGCCTGCGACACCCTCGATGGCGGACTCAATCGCCCCCAGCTGCTCTGGGCGCTCGACACCGAAGCGCGCGTCGGCCAGCACACGCCCGTGGCCCGCAGCAGCGGCGGCCTGCTCACCGAACACCGCCCGCTTCCTGCCCTCCGCGATTACGACGATGTCCGCAAGCGTCGTGATGCCTGGGCACTCCTCGGCTTCTGTCTCGATGCCCATCCGATGACGCTGCACGCCGAGGCGCTCACCCGCTTCCGATTGGTGCGCAGCACCGACCTGGCACAGCACGTCGGCAAGCAGGTGCTGATGGCGGGAATGTTCACCACTGGCAAGCCGGTGCGGACCATCAAGGAAGAGCCGATGC